In Aedes albopictus strain Foshan chromosome 3, AalbF5, whole genome shotgun sequence, the genomic window tttaCATTCAATGCATCCATAAAACGGCgaactattgatcaatatatgcaccGTGTGACTGGCGCTTGAGATGAGAGTATCAACTCTGCGAACAAAATTTCCAAACACTTTTACTGTGTCAGCCATATTGCATGCAACGCAACAGGATGGGATGTTGCATGTCCAACAAATGTGTGAAACAAACAAAAGGCACACGCGTACTTTGCAACAAGTCTTGGTTGAGAGTGTCGTGTAGTAATCATTGTTCAAAATATCAAATACGGTGCTTCAGCGATCCTAAATTGGAAAATTCAAGAACTATAAAAGTAAGTACATGTCTATTTAGATATCTCCGTGTTATATTGGCTTTCATTCTTTAAATCTTGCTCCTTCTCAGGATGACATCCAGTTGTGCCATTTGCAATGACAACCAACAGAAAAATCCACAATGTCGGCTGTTTCCCTTCCCGGACCCCGGGACGCAACCGATCCAGTACCAGAAGTATCTCACCGTTTGCGACCTACAGGAACAATCGTTGTCACAGCAAGGGACTCTGTATATATGCTCGGCCCATTTCACCGCAGATTGTATTGACGCCGAGGGAAATTTGGTAGAGGGGTCAGTACCCACGGCCAACCTGGAACGGATCGAAATCGAAGCCTATGCGGATGAAGATTTCCAGATGTTGGAGGAATATGAACCACTGTTCAATGTGAAATCAACGGCCGAAGCTGCTGTGTCTGTGGTATGTTCGGGAATCGTGCGATATTCAATGCAATTATAGATAACTGGCCATTCACTCTTTTAGGAATCTGTGGCAGCTTCCAGCGAAACACAAGAGATGGAAACGGAAACACTTCTTGTTCCAAAGGTAGAACCCGTCGAAGAAACCTCAGAGGAAATTACCTTCGtggaaactgaaatcaaaacggaAGCCCCAGAAGTCGACGAAGGCATCCCGGATCCGTTTGGAAACGTGATTGCGGCGGGACCAGACAATGACCCCAAATATTGCATCCTCTGTGGGGACCGGGAATCAAAAAATCCCAACTGTCGACTGTACGTCTTCCCGAAGAAGATCCCTAAAATCTATCGCAAGTGGATGTTGGCCGCTCGACTGGACATGGCCCGCTATCAGGACAAGGACATTTACAGCTGCCAAAAGCACTTCCCAGAGAATGGGTTCTTCGCGAATGGAAAGTTCATCCAAAGTTGGGCAACTCCGAAGCTACA contains:
- the LOC109410625 gene encoding uncharacterized protein LOC109410625 → MTSSCAICNDNQQKNPQCRLFPFPDPGTQPIQYQKYLTVCDLQEQSLSQQGTLYICSAHFTADCIDAEGNLVEGSVPTANLERIEIEAYADEDFQMLEEYEPLFNVKSTAEAAVSVESVAASSETQEMETETLLVPKVEPVEETSEEITFVETEIKTEAPEVDEGIPDPFGNVIAAGPDNDPKYCILCGDRESKNPNCRLYVFPKKIPKIYRKWMLAARLDMARYQDKDIYSCQKHFPENGFFANGKFIQSWATPKLHLPPRSSKPPLKPAPSTAPQIFFLNEPGPSTSSCAARRPAAGPQIIIKSNPANRKNAEALNIDPDSYAKTFAKVVMELMPTKLNYNGEQRPVTGTVVFQSNLF